Below is a window of Wenzhouxiangella sp. XN201 DNA.
GGGCAACATCGCCGCGTGTGGCATGGCCGGCGGCATCGGCCTCAACACCACGGTCATGCCCTTCATCATTCGCGGGATCGGCCTGCTGGGCATCAATTCGGCCGGCTGCCCCTACCCGATCCGCAAGGAAATCTGGCAGCGCCTGGCTGGCGACTGGCGACCCCGGCACCTCGATCGCATCGCCGCCGAGCCGGTCGACCTGGAATCCCTGGACTCGGCATTCGAAAAACTGCTGGCCGGAAACGGACGTGGCCGGATCGTCGTGCGCGTGGGCGAATGAGGAAGAATCGGGTCGATTCGGGTATGATGAGCATCTGCCGATTTCGAGCTCACAATCGATAAACAAGGGATACTCATGGCCAAGATTCTGATCGTGGACGACTCCGAAACCCATCTGTACTCGCTCCAGAAAATTGTCGAGGGCGGCGGCCACGAAGTGATAACCGCCACCAGCGGCGAGGAAGGCGTCGAGCAGGCCAAGGGGCACTTGCCTGACGTGATCCTGATGGACATCGTCATGCCCGGGCTCAATGGTTTCCAGGCCACTCGACGCATCGGCAAGGACGAATCCACCGCCAATATCCCGATCATTTTCGTGACCACGAAAGATCAGGAAACGGATCGCATCTGGGGCATGCGCCAGGGCGCAGCCGCGTATATCACCAAGCCGGTCGACAAGAAGGAACTGCTCAAGGCAATCGACAGCGCCCTGTCTGCCTGAGAATGACGATCGAGGTCGGTGAGCGGGTACCGGAAGCGACGCTGACCGTGATGACACCGGAAGGACCTTCCGGACTGTCGACCAACACACTTTTTGGCACCGGGACCAGCGTCATTTTCGCGGTCCCCGGGGCATTCACGCCGACCTGCTCGGCTCGGCATCTGCCCGGCTTTGTCGAGCGCGCCACCGACATTCTCGCTGCCGGCGCCGACCGCATCGTGTGCATCGCCGTCAATGATGTCTTCGTGATGAACGCCTGGGGTCAATCAGCCGGGGTCGGCGAGCACATCGTGATGGCAGCCGACGGCAACGCCGAGCTCACCCTCGCGCTCGGTCTCGAAAAAGACGCCAGTTCGTTTGGCATGGGGCTTCGCTCACAGCGCTACGCCATGATCGTGCGCGACGGCGTCGTCAAGCACCTCATGGTCGAAGCCCCGGGCGAGTTCAGGGTCTCGAGCGCGGATTCCACGCTCGATAGACTGCGCTCGGAGTGACATTCAGCCTTCCGATGGATAACGGACGGGGTTGACGCCCTGCGGCTCGATCCAGCCGAGCTGAAATCCAATCCAGAGCAGGATCACCAGTCCCAGCGACAGGCCGACCCGCCAGCTCAGCCGGCGCACGGTCCGATCCCCATCGCCGGAATCCTTCACCAGGAAATAGAAGCTGGACGCCAGGGTGTAGAGAATGACGAGAAATGCAGCGATGATCAGGATCTTGCTGGCCAAGACGTGACTCCAGAGTGACACCACCCCATTATAATGGTCCGCTGTGATGCGCGCGCTTCGATCCCTCTCGGTTCGTCTACTGCCCCACCTGGCCGCCGCCGGGGTCATCCTGCTGTGTGTTCATCTGGCTAACTGGCAATTTGACCGCGCAGCCTACAAGCGCGATCTGGTCGAAGGCTGGGAACAGGCACCCGCCCTTGCGCTGGAAACCGCCGCGAGCCAAGCGCA
It encodes the following:
- a CDS encoding response regulator, whose protein sequence is MAKILIVDDSETHLYSLQKIVEGGGHEVITATSGEEGVEQAKGHLPDVILMDIVMPGLNGFQATRRIGKDESTANIPIIFVTTKDQETDRIWGMRQGAAAYITKPVDKKELLKAIDSALSA
- a CDS encoding peroxiredoxin; this translates as MTIEVGERVPEATLTVMTPEGPSGLSTNTLFGTGTSVIFAVPGAFTPTCSARHLPGFVERATDILAAGADRIVCIAVNDVFVMNAWGQSAGVGEHIVMAADGNAELTLALGLEKDASSFGMGLRSQRYAMIVRDGVVKHLMVEAPGEFRVSSADSTLDRLRSE
- a CDS encoding twin transmembrane helix small protein, with product MASKILIIAAFLVILYTLASSFYFLVKDSGDGDRTVRRLSWRVGLSLGLVILLWIGFQLGWIEPQGVNPVRYPSEG